A single region of the Pontibacter kalidii genome encodes:
- a CDS encoding acetoin reductase, with protein MKNLENKVALVTGAGQGIGRAIALRLAKEGAKVAIVDLHEEKMQAVADEIKAAGGEAVIYKADVSDRDNVFAAVDYTERELGDFNIIVNNAGIANIQGILDLTPEEVDNIMKVNVQGVLWGIQAAAKKFKQRGQKGKIINASSIAGHEGFALLGIYSATKFAVRALTQAAAKELASDGITVNAYCPGVVGTDMWVEIDRRMAEITGAPIGETYKKYVEGIALGRAETPEDVAAFVSFLAGPDSDYMTGQAPLIDGGLVYR; from the coding sequence ATGAAGAATCTGGAAAATAAGGTAGCGCTGGTTACAGGTGCGGGGCAGGGCATAGGCCGCGCTATCGCTTTAAGGTTGGCAAAAGAAGGTGCCAAAGTTGCGATTGTAGATCTCCATGAAGAGAAGATGCAAGCTGTTGCTGACGAGATAAAGGCGGCAGGCGGCGAGGCTGTCATCTATAAAGCCGATGTGTCTGACCGTGATAATGTATTTGCTGCTGTTGATTATACCGAGAGGGAGCTGGGCGATTTTAACATCATCGTAAATAATGCGGGTATCGCGAACATACAGGGCATATTGGATCTTACACCAGAAGAGGTGGATAACATCATGAAGGTAAATGTGCAGGGTGTATTGTGGGGCATTCAGGCCGCCGCAAAAAAATTTAAGCAGCGCGGGCAAAAGGGCAAGATCATAAACGCCTCCTCCATTGCCGGCCATGAAGGCTTTGCCCTGTTAGGCATATATTCGGCAACTAAGTTTGCTGTGCGTGCCCTTACACAGGCAGCGGCTAAAGAGCTTGCCAGTGATGGCATCACCGTCAATGCCTATTGCCCTGGTGTTGTCGGGACGGATATGTGGGTGGAGATAGACAGGCGAATGGCTGAGATCACGGGGGCACCCATCGGGGAAACGTATAAGAAATATGTGGAAGGCATCGCTCTGGGCCGGGCAGAAACGCCGGAGGATGTGGCCGCTTTCGTCTCTTTTCTGGCAGGCCCGGATTCAGATTACATGACAGGGCAGGCGCCTCTGATTGATGGTGGCCTTGTGTATAGGTAA
- a CDS encoding family 20 glycosylhydrolase, whose amino-acid sequence MKKFVLLLLLLFLGNASWAQVKPVKLADSLFSTYYHQRATLFRNLPHTQGDIIFLGNSISDGGEWSELFADSRLKNRGISGDVSAGVMHRLDEVAERKPAKVFLLIGTNDLAQGIAPDSLLKNLFWIADYLKEKTPATQVYMQSILPVNNRFGKFGGHTRNGEAIKQVNAQLQAKAAAHAYTYLDLHTPFSDEAGKLDAKYTNDGLHLNGDGYMFWKHQVYDEVFDLEQKPAILPAPQQLQWTQGAFPLYRVRSIVVQDAALRVEAERLKRMLAERGLAVQVKQKAAAGEPHITLALAKTEAPSQVEEAYALEVTQEKVQLQANTAHGIFNGIQTLSQLMRDGTYIPGNKILDWPAFGWRGFMVDVGRNFQTMEMLKEQIDVMARYKLNIFHFHLTEDIAWRLEVPRYPQLTAAEHMTRNKGAYYTVAEMQELIQYCKDRHITLVPEIDMPGHSAAFTRAMGVDMQSEEGLAYLKNILSDFSDTYDVPYVHIGGDEVEITNPDFLPQVTAWLHERGKKTIGWDPGGNLDKATIRQLWMQEGATNPNLTYIESRHLYLNHMDPLEAVTTIFSRQLGDRVAGDNTVLGATLCVWNDRNVLQQEDVLRLNPVYPGILAFAERSWKGGGHPGWIANVPVNQPERVQEFREFEGRLTDHQTSYFSGMPFPYAAQADITWQLFGPYKNKGDLSASFAPEKKSFKGKKPEAHAVGGTVVLRHFWDPLVKGVLEKPAENTTWYATTRFWSETDTIGHFWIGFQDLSRSYNSDSPANGTWDDRGSALFLNGKLVSPPKWKRAGQKGNAEIPLLDEGYSYREPVALPVKKGWNTVLVKLPVGSFKGKDWQNPVKWMFTFVPLNLKGQEPATNVVQ is encoded by the coding sequence ATGAAAAAGTTCGTTCTCCTGCTCCTTCTTCTGTTCCTGGGTAACGCCTCTTGGGCGCAGGTGAAGCCGGTAAAGCTGGCCGATAGCCTTTTTTCTACCTATTATCACCAGCGGGCAACGCTTTTCCGCAACCTGCCTCATACGCAGGGAGACATCATCTTCCTGGGCAACAGCATCAGCGACGGGGGCGAGTGGAGTGAGTTGTTTGCCGACAGCAGACTGAAGAATCGGGGGATCAGCGGCGATGTCTCCGCAGGGGTAATGCACCGCCTCGACGAAGTGGCGGAGCGGAAGCCGGCCAAGGTGTTTCTTTTGATCGGCACCAACGACCTGGCACAAGGTATAGCACCCGACAGCCTGCTGAAGAATTTGTTCTGGATAGCAGATTATCTGAAAGAGAAAACTCCGGCCACGCAGGTATACATGCAAAGTATCCTGCCGGTGAACAACCGGTTCGGAAAGTTTGGTGGCCATACCCGTAACGGGGAGGCTATCAAACAAGTGAACGCGCAGCTCCAGGCAAAGGCCGCCGCCCATGCCTATACTTACCTCGACCTGCACACTCCTTTCTCTGATGAAGCCGGAAAGCTCGACGCAAAGTATACCAACGATGGGCTGCACCTGAACGGGGATGGCTACATGTTCTGGAAGCACCAGGTTTACGACGAGGTGTTTGACCTGGAGCAGAAGCCGGCTATTCTGCCGGCACCCCAGCAACTGCAGTGGACGCAGGGCGCTTTTCCGCTTTACCGGGTCCGCAGCATTGTGGTGCAGGACGCGGCATTGCGTGTGGAGGCCGAGCGCCTTAAACGTATGCTTGCCGAGCGCGGGCTGGCGGTGCAGGTGAAGCAAAAGGCTGCCGCTGGTGAGCCGCATATCACGTTGGCGCTTGCTAAAACCGAGGCGCCAAGCCAGGTGGAAGAAGCCTATGCCTTAGAAGTAACGCAGGAGAAGGTGCAGCTGCAGGCGAACACGGCCCACGGCATCTTCAATGGGATTCAGACCCTTAGCCAACTAATGCGCGACGGCACCTATATACCAGGCAATAAGATACTGGACTGGCCTGCCTTTGGCTGGCGCGGCTTTATGGTGGACGTGGGGCGCAATTTCCAGACGATGGAGATGCTCAAAGAGCAGATCGATGTGATGGCGCGCTACAAGCTCAACATTTTCCACTTTCACCTGACCGAAGACATTGCTTGGCGCCTGGAAGTGCCCCGTTATCCGCAGCTAACCGCTGCCGAGCACATGACGCGCAATAAAGGCGCCTACTATACCGTGGCTGAGATGCAGGAACTCATCCAATACTGCAAAGACCGGCATATCACCCTGGTGCCGGAGATCGATATGCCGGGGCACAGTGCCGCCTTCACCCGGGCTATGGGCGTGGACATGCAGAGCGAAGAAGGGCTTGCATACCTGAAAAACATACTCAGCGATTTCAGCGATACCTATGATGTACCCTACGTGCACATTGGAGGCGATGAAGTGGAGATCACCAACCCGGATTTTCTGCCGCAGGTGACAGCCTGGCTGCATGAGCGGGGCAAAAAAACGATTGGCTGGGATCCGGGTGGCAACCTGGATAAGGCGACTATCCGCCAGCTGTGGATGCAGGAAGGGGCCACGAATCCCAATCTTACGTATATCGAGTCCCGCCATCTCTACCTCAACCACATGGATCCGCTGGAGGCTGTGACGACCATTTTCAGCCGGCAGCTAGGGGATCGTGTGGCGGGCGACAACACCGTGCTGGGTGCCACCCTTTGCGTGTGGAACGACCGCAACGTACTGCAACAGGAGGATGTGCTGCGCCTCAACCCGGTTTATCCGGGCATACTGGCCTTTGCCGAGCGCAGCTGGAAAGGGGGCGGCCACCCCGGCTGGATTGCCAACGTTCCTGTAAACCAGCCAGAGCGCGTGCAGGAGTTCCGGGAGTTTGAGGGCAGGCTAACAGATCACCAGACATCTTATTTCTCCGGTATGCCTTTCCCTTATGCGGCGCAGGCGGATATCACCTGGCAACTCTTCGGCCCCTATAAGAACAAAGGGGATTTGTCTGCCTCCTTTGCCCCCGAAAAAAAGAGCTTCAAAGGCAAAAAGCCTGAGGCCCATGCGGTAGGGGGCACCGTGGTGCTGCGACATTTCTGGGACCCTCTCGTAAAGGGCGTGCTGGAGAAGCCGGCGGAAAACACCACCTGGTACGCCACCACCCGGTTCTGGAGCGAAACAGATACGATCGGGCATTTTTGGATTGGCTTTCAGGACCTGTCACGCTCCTACAACTCCGACTCCCCGGCCAATGGCACTTGGGATGACAGGGGCAGTGCCCTCTTCCTGAACGGTAAACTTGTTTCGCCACCGAAGTGGAAACGCGCTGGCCAGAAGGGAAATGCCGAAATACCGCTTCTCGATGAGGGCTACTCGTACCGGGAGCCGGTGGCATTGCCGGTAAAGAAGGGCTGGAACACAGTCCTGGTGAAGCTGCCGGTAGGTAGCTTTAAGGGAAAGGACTGGCAGAACCCCGTAAAGTGGATGTTCACCTTCGTCCCACTAAATCTAAAAGGCCAAGAGCCAGCCACTAACGTGGTGCAGTAA
- a CDS encoding glycoside hydrolase family 27 protein: MRKLLLLLVLSLYVCTASGQQKTLAPTPPMGWMTWNFFADNINEKDIREMADAMVASGMVEAGYDYIFIDDGWQGGRDNRNNIIADPKKFPSGIKALADYVHSKGIKLGIYSDAAQLTCAGYTASLGFEEQDAKTFASWDIDYLKYDYCHAPKDSATAVARYTKMSDALRKSGRDIVFGICEWGQRKPWHWAAEAGGHLWRTTYDVRDKWKNLSKDENAEGILDILDINAELHAYAGPGRWNDADMLVVGLYGKPGPSGDMGGVGMNDTEYQSQMSLWSVMASPLIATNDVRNMNEATKRILLNKEVIAVNQDPLGKQAERKVKNDTWNVFVKPLENGDVAVAILNRDGKSKNYSIKWADLGLDGKYEVRDLWEHKTVGKGKNWKGRVQSHETKLFRLKKI; encoded by the coding sequence ATGAGAAAGTTGCTCCTACTTTTAGTTTTAAGCCTTTATGTGTGCACTGCTTCGGGCCAGCAGAAGACGTTAGCCCCCACGCCCCCTATGGGTTGGATGACCTGGAATTTTTTTGCAGATAATATCAATGAAAAGGATATCCGAGAGATGGCAGACGCGATGGTGGCCTCCGGTATGGTGGAGGCCGGTTATGACTACATCTTTATCGATGACGGCTGGCAGGGCGGCCGCGACAACCGCAACAACATCATCGCCGACCCAAAGAAGTTTCCCTCTGGCATCAAGGCCCTGGCCGACTACGTGCACAGCAAGGGCATTAAGCTGGGAATTTACTCTGATGCCGCACAACTGACCTGCGCGGGCTATACGGCCAGCCTTGGCTTTGAGGAGCAGGATGCCAAGACGTTTGCCTCCTGGGACATCGACTACCTCAAGTACGACTACTGCCATGCTCCAAAAGACTCGGCCACGGCCGTGGCCCGCTACACCAAAATGAGCGATGCCTTGCGCAAGAGCGGTCGCGATATTGTGTTCGGCATCTGCGAGTGGGGGCAGCGCAAGCCCTGGCACTGGGCCGCCGAGGCCGGCGGACACCTGTGGCGCACCACCTACGACGTGCGCGACAAATGGAAAAACCTTAGCAAGGACGAGAACGCCGAGGGCATTCTGGACATCCTGGATATCAATGCCGAACTGCATGCCTATGCCGGTCCAGGCCGCTGGAACGACGCGGACATGCTGGTGGTAGGATTGTATGGCAAGCCAGGTCCCTCAGGTGACATGGGCGGGGTTGGCATGAACGACACCGAGTACCAGAGCCAGATGAGCCTGTGGAGTGTGATGGCCTCCCCGCTAATTGCCACCAACGACGTGCGCAACATGAACGAGGCTACCAAGCGCATCCTCCTCAACAAAGAAGTGATTGCCGTAAACCAGGACCCGTTGGGCAAACAAGCTGAGCGGAAGGTTAAAAATGATACCTGGAACGTGTTCGTGAAGCCGCTTGAGAACGGCGATGTGGCCGTAGCTATCCTTAACAGGGATGGAAAGTCAAAAAATTATAGTATAAAATGGGCTGATCTTGGCCTGGATGGAAAGTATGAAGTAAGGGATTTGTGGGAGCACAAAACCGTGGGCAAAGGCAAAAACTGGAAGGGGCGCGTGCAGTCCCATGAGACGAAGCTTTTCCGTCTGAAAAAGATCTAG
- a CDS encoding DUF4091 domain-containing protein encodes MRIFLFALALLSLVLTTLPLSAQQQEKAGWANLKKPVNVSFANSDTRFAQDQVPQVPLQDKWEAEAWKGEKIHTQLLVWASREVPQLRVSVSELKGKKGNRIPGDNITAGFVRYVITDEFGQGCGYRKPTDFDSSLVADLIDNATVTALASHTVQPIWLSIAVPHGTPAGAYKGTVTVHAGKPYKLRIAINVQERELPAPDQWAFDLDLWQHPAAIARVHGVPLWSSEHYARMRPYYNMLAAAGQKNITASIIDEPWNHQTYDDFPSLIKWTRKKDGTWSYDYSLFDEYVSFVMSCGITERINCYTMVPWKMSFTYFDEGAGKDTVFTGKAGTPAYNAFWGAFLRDFARHLKEKGWFAITSIAMDERPLADMQAVISLLKETDPDWKIALAGIYHPEIEQDIFDYSIASKWKFGEQVLQRRKADGMPSTFYTSCEEARPNGFTFSPPAEHTWIGWYAAAQGFTGYLRWAYNSWVENPAQDSRFRTWPAGDTYQVYPGPLTSIRFEKLVEGIQDFEKIRLLREEFTRTGNQIGLEKLDTILEAFELGELDSTSAATMVSSAKASLYQL; translated from the coding sequence ATGAGAATATTTTTATTCGCATTAGCTCTGCTGAGCCTGGTGCTTACTACACTGCCCCTCAGCGCGCAGCAACAGGAGAAAGCTGGATGGGCCAACCTGAAAAAGCCCGTGAACGTGAGCTTTGCCAACAGCGACACACGCTTTGCGCAGGACCAGGTGCCGCAGGTGCCCCTGCAGGACAAGTGGGAAGCCGAGGCCTGGAAAGGTGAGAAGATACACACGCAACTGCTGGTGTGGGCGAGCCGGGAGGTGCCGCAGCTTCGTGTCAGCGTTTCTGAACTTAAGGGCAAAAAGGGAAACCGCATCCCGGGCGACAACATCACGGCCGGCTTTGTGCGCTACGTGATCACCGATGAGTTCGGGCAGGGCTGCGGGTATCGTAAGCCAACTGATTTTGACTCCTCGCTAGTGGCAGACCTTATTGACAACGCCACCGTGACGGCGCTTGCATCTCATACGGTGCAGCCCATCTGGCTTAGCATTGCCGTGCCGCATGGCACGCCTGCTGGTGCGTATAAAGGCACCGTTACCGTACATGCCGGAAAGCCTTACAAGTTGCGGATAGCTATAAATGTGCAGGAACGCGAACTGCCTGCCCCCGATCAGTGGGCCTTCGACCTGGACCTGTGGCAGCACCCCGCCGCCATTGCCCGTGTGCATGGCGTGCCGCTATGGAGCTCGGAACATTACGCCCGCATGAGGCCTTACTATAACATGCTGGCCGCCGCCGGGCAAAAAAATATTACCGCCAGCATCATCGACGAGCCCTGGAACCACCAAACCTACGACGATTTTCCGAGCCTGATCAAATGGACCCGGAAAAAAGACGGTACCTGGTCTTATGACTATAGCCTTTTTGACGAGTATGTGTCGTTTGTCATGTCCTGCGGGATTACGGAACGCATTAATTGCTACACGATGGTGCCCTGGAAGATGTCCTTCACCTACTTTGACGAGGGAGCCGGCAAGGACACCGTGTTTACAGGTAAGGCAGGCACTCCGGCTTATAATGCCTTCTGGGGAGCTTTTCTCCGTGATTTCGCCCGGCATCTGAAGGAGAAAGGCTGGTTCGCTATTACCTCCATCGCGATGGATGAGCGGCCGCTGGCTGACATGCAGGCCGTGATCAGCCTCCTGAAAGAGACAGATCCGGACTGGAAGATCGCCCTAGCCGGCATCTATCACCCGGAGATAGAGCAGGATATTTTTGACTACAGCATTGCCTCTAAATGGAAGTTCGGGGAGCAGGTGCTGCAGCGGCGCAAGGCTGATGGCATGCCCAGCACGTTTTATACCAGCTGCGAGGAGGCCCGCCCGAACGGCTTCACTTTTTCGCCCCCGGCAGAGCATACCTGGATAGGCTGGTACGCGGCGGCGCAGGGTTTTACAGGCTACCTGCGCTGGGCCTACAACAGCTGGGTAGAAAACCCTGCTCAGGACAGCAGGTTCAGGACCTGGCCAGCTGGCGATACTTACCAGGTATACCCTGGGCCACTCACGTCCATTCGCTTTGAGAAACTGGTGGAGGGGATTCAGGATTTCGAAAAAATACGCCTGCTGCGCGAAGAGTTTACACGCACCGGAAACCAGATCGGGTTAGAGAAGTTGGACACCATACTTGAAGCCTTCGAACTGGGGGAGTTAGACAGCACCTCAGCGGCAACGATGGTCAGCAGCGCCAAGGCATCTCTTTATCAACTATAA
- a CDS encoding serine acetyltransferase, with translation MSYIFQDWAANKGNLKGRLVMVLFRLARPASINTLFRIIWLPYLAFYKVFVEWILCIELPHWTTVGPGMVIGHGQALVVNGCSIIGKNCFIRHCTTLGNVRKADGSYSGSPIIGDNVEIGSNVCIIGEVRVGNNVKIGAGSVVVKDIPDNSIVVGNPARVIKTIVPDTSGATPEGPPQSIKEPIKEMSSLNA, from the coding sequence ATGTCTTATATTTTTCAGGATTGGGCCGCCAACAAGGGCAACCTTAAAGGCAGGCTCGTGATGGTGCTCTTCCGCCTTGCCCGCCCTGCCTCTATTAACACGTTATTCAGAATCATCTGGCTCCCTTACCTCGCATTTTACAAGGTTTTTGTGGAGTGGATCTTATGTATTGAACTCCCCCACTGGACCACCGTTGGGCCCGGAATGGTGATAGGCCACGGGCAGGCGCTGGTGGTGAACGGTTGCTCCATTATCGGCAAAAACTGCTTTATCAGGCACTGTACCACCCTGGGCAACGTCCGGAAGGCAGATGGCTCTTACTCTGGCTCCCCCATCATTGGTGATAATGTGGAGATCGGCTCCAATGTATGCATCATTGGTGAGGTGCGGGTGGGTAATAACGTTAAAATCGGGGCCGGCTCCGTTGTGGTAAAGGATATCCCGGACAACTCCATTGTAGTGGGAAACCCGGCCCGTGTCATCAAAACAATAGTACCGGATACGTCAGGCGCTACTCCCGAAGGGCCACCACAAAGTATAAAGGAGCCAATCAAGGAGATGAGTTCTCTAAACGCATAA
- a CDS encoding DUF4136 domain-containing protein produces MQMMIKPYLLLSMLCLLVAACSPVRVLDVEADEGFRLSNYKTFDFYEVETSGVELEPYAPHFDQVKQEVTQQLERRGLSRSSTQPDLKINLGVVVAEKVQTRETNILTDPPFYMGQRRYTWKSEEIEVRRYQQGTLSQHLVDNARNELVWQGAAEGVVPDDNSAKLQKQIREGLHKLIQQIPQ; encoded by the coding sequence ATGCAGATGATGATAAAACCATACTTGCTCTTAAGTATGCTGTGCCTGCTTGTGGCGGCATGCTCGCCGGTTAGGGTGCTGGATGTAGAAGCCGATGAAGGATTCCGTCTCTCCAACTATAAAACCTTTGATTTTTATGAGGTGGAGACCAGCGGTGTAGAACTGGAGCCTTACGCGCCGCACTTCGACCAGGTAAAGCAGGAGGTAACCCAGCAGTTGGAACGGCGGGGACTTAGCCGCAGCAGCACTCAGCCAGACCTGAAGATTAACCTGGGTGTGGTAGTGGCCGAAAAAGTACAGACCCGCGAGACCAATATCCTCACTGATCCGCCTTTCTACATGGGGCAGCGCCGTTATACCTGGAAGAGCGAGGAGATAGAGGTGCGCCGTTACCAGCAAGGCACCCTGTCGCAGCACCTGGTGGATAACGCTCGCAATGAGCTGGTGTGGCAGGGTGCGGCAGAAGGAGTGGTTCCGGACGATAACTCGGCCAAACTGCAAAAGCAAATCCGCGAGGGCTTACACAAACTCATCCAACAGATTCCGCAGTAA
- a CDS encoding tyrosine-type recombinase/integrase: MKKADMKYPFKEARLVESKSARWYVIFYVWNENLNYGNGGLERKRIYDVNAYPTPELRRSQGEILVDNINKMLKSGYCIKRNLPEDQFKSKIDMNRFTLKEAIELHKENNKNTLSKQTIKWYGTLQSALYPWLDANGIGDIRLIDFNLEMANAFFNYLKNEKKVIRNGEETIGVGNKTYNNYHTYFNAVYNAYVNQELIKKKRNVIRKLKKKRTQSGKHAPFSHAQLQQMYDRLKAAEEHNLLLFIQFVYYTLTRPGSETRFLQVKHIHESTIFIPAENAKGDRGEHISIPPGLEKLIQDNKLREYPADYYVFTNSGEPGPEPAGINYFYRQHKKHLAELGFTDKPYTLYSYKHTGNIMLYLAGADPIAIQKHNRHTSLDQTLKYLRDLGMIRNEDVIMKFPSFATEKSENEKSEHQVPAPSLS, encoded by the coding sequence ATGAAAAAAGCAGACATGAAGTACCCCTTTAAGGAGGCTCGCTTGGTAGAAAGCAAGTCTGCCAGATGGTATGTAATCTTCTATGTCTGGAACGAAAACCTGAACTATGGCAACGGTGGCCTGGAGCGAAAAAGGATCTATGATGTAAATGCCTACCCCACCCCGGAGCTGCGTCGCTCCCAGGGAGAGATCCTAGTGGATAACATCAACAAAATGCTCAAGTCGGGTTACTGCATCAAGCGAAACCTGCCCGAAGATCAGTTCAAGTCCAAGATTGACATGAACCGCTTCACCTTGAAAGAGGCGATTGAGCTCCATAAGGAAAACAACAAGAACACCCTCTCCAAGCAAACCATCAAGTGGTACGGCACACTTCAGTCAGCCCTTTATCCCTGGCTGGACGCTAATGGTATCGGCGACATCCGTTTAATAGATTTCAACCTCGAGATGGCCAATGCCTTCTTCAATTACCTGAAGAATGAAAAGAAAGTGATCCGGAACGGAGAGGAAACTATTGGGGTGGGTAATAAGACTTACAATAACTACCATACCTACTTCAACGCTGTTTACAACGCCTACGTCAACCAGGAGCTGATCAAGAAAAAACGCAATGTCATCCGGAAGCTGAAGAAGAAACGTACCCAGTCCGGAAAACACGCCCCTTTTTCCCATGCACAGCTGCAGCAAATGTACGATAGACTGAAAGCCGCCGAGGAGCACAACCTGCTTCTCTTCATCCAGTTTGTCTATTATACACTCACCCGCCCTGGCTCCGAAACACGTTTTTTGCAGGTAAAGCACATTCACGAATCTACGATCTTCATTCCGGCCGAAAATGCCAAAGGCGACAGAGGGGAGCACATCAGTATACCACCAGGACTTGAAAAACTTATCCAGGATAATAAGCTACGGGAGTATCCTGCGGATTACTATGTGTTTACCAATTCGGGTGAGCCTGGTCCAGAACCTGCCGGTATCAACTATTTTTACCGCCAGCACAAAAAGCACCTGGCAGAGCTGGGCTTTACAGACAAACCCTATACCCTGTATAGCTACAAGCATACGGGCAATATCATGCTTTACCTGGCTGGTGCGGATCCAATCGCGATACAGAAGCACAACCGGCACACCTCGCTTGATCAGACGCTCAAGTACCTGCGTGACCTGGGTATGATCCGGAATGAGGACGTGATCATGAAGTTCCCGAGCTTTGCCACGGAGAAGTCTGAAAACGAAAAGAGCGAACACCAAGTGCCCGCTCCCTCGCTGAGTTAA